In Phaeodactylum tricornutum CCAP 1055/1 chromosome 10, whole genome shotgun sequence, a single genomic region encodes these proteins:
- a CDS encoding predicted protein — protein sequence MAPRVELPPSSANTPNTQSEEETRPNSSEKQDVTGNIIAEQQYQSMPRPDTAYGSSPALGPYEPISSSMYNSGGFGLGSGMYGVGAGYGGMGMYGSSYGMMSPGMGMGGPFNGLNQFLFGMQSVLFSLSQAIQIVSMNTQTFNQLFESATSMFDHAIETFHEMRSIESASRESESEEMKKRRRRLRALRWAIVTAVTIAGYKIIRRLARKRGRQEHPILMQNAFQPGGSMAQPYHGMSSHVQQRPYSDQWGGGMNGAQFY from the coding sequence ATGGCTCCACGAGTTGAATTACCCCCGTCTTCTGCAAACACCCCAAACACGCAATCGGAAGAGGAGACGAGACCGAATTCAAGTGAAAAACAGGATGTTACTGGAAATATAATTGCAGAGCAGCAATATCAGTCCATGCCACGACCAGATACTGCGTACGGGTCATCGCCGGCTTTGGGTCCATACGAACCCATTTCATCTTCGATGTACAACAGTGGTGGGTTTGGTCTTGGCAGCGGCATGTACGGCGTGGGGGCTGGGTATGGCGGAATGGGAATGTATGGTTCTTCCTACGGGATGATGTCTCCCGGTATGGGAATGGGCGGTCCCTTCAATGGTTTGAACCAATTTCTATTCGGCATGCAAAGCGTTTTATTTTCGCTCAGCCAGGCCATTCAGATTGTGAGCATGAACACGCAAACTTTTAATCAGCTTTTTGAATCTGCGACGTCAATGTTCGATCATGCGATTGAAACTTTTCATGAGATGCGATCGATTGAATCCGCCTCGAGAGAATCTGAATCCgaagaaatgaagaagcGACGGCGAAGGTTACGGGCGTTGCGGTGGGCCATAGTGACTGCTGTCACTATAGCAGGATACAAAATTATTCGGCGTCTCGCTCGAAAGCGTGGACGTCAAGAACATCCCATATTGATGCAGAATGCCTTTCAACCTGGTGGTAGCATGGCACAGCCGTACCATGGTATGAGTTCCCACGTGCAGCAACGTCCTTACAGCGACCAATGGGGTGGTGGGATGAATGGTGCGCAATTTTACTAA
- a CDS encoding predicted protein, with the protein MNSNQLSKSETNGERKPATIPLTLNASATAPDTLSETNPTFTNQNLSENGRNKSNDGYPSARENMHVAGLADVVLQEPTGLAPGFSPSTSSFVVGRFFQSGMSELFDLANFPTSDEKMKTKDALLRYFLHRSQLPQSSPENRIEKEMDILQRSEGGVEEPLPSRRFATSSNKHAIASARNNDFLKGPASKSFAELLEAIQLKKPPRSLYHGDAFRSGYSSISLDQVEAATRARHKSLISNHSHERPSRTVHSFSLQFNEVSIASIANWGKNKQHNSITVSEKSRAARRRYFTVDSKFRKCGICYRWGHYELECTSQTEDRSTVFGQEVTSIRSQPLDQQKKDVAIAWKQEYEAVVENCNGYFIEQQKQRPKKPAKRKMQNAKKRGSSFDKTFMDGIVIKATGPSKLHDLSPLQQGEVVAWMTDEKSMSDQKYVNAGVVVRTNINTGRVLLRFIDTIAPSPDSTCLVRNEGTSLWIALDALHRIEPDFDTARLGKKQRKKGSRKLKPARKAMTWKKTYRRKNQSKLNANGDGTMNPRITPRKRSDGTYVAPRGRRPEGFEWEENRGLWISSQL; encoded by the coding sequence ATGAACTCAAACCAACTTTCAAAAAGCGAAACAAACGGTGAGAGGAAGCCCGCTACAATACCGCTTACCTTGAATGCATCGGCTACTGCACCAGATACACTAAGCGAGACAAATCCGACTTTCACAAACCAGAATTTAAGCGAAAACGGACGAAATAAATCAAACGATGGATATCCCAGCGCGCGAGAAAACATGCATGTTGCTGGTCTCGCAGACGTGGTGCTTCAGGAACCGACTGGTTTGGCGCCAGGGTTTAGTCCATCTACTAGTTCCTTTGTTGTTGGCCGCTTTTTCCAGTCGGGCATGTCAGAATTGTTCGATTTGGCAAACTTTCCCACCTCTGATGAGAAAATGAAGACCAAGGACGCACTTCTACGATACTTTTTGCATCGTAGTCAATTGCCGCAATCCTCCCCGGAGAATCGAAtagaaaaagaaatggatattTTGCAGCGATCGGAAGGAGGAGTAGAGGAACCCCTCCCTAGCAGACGATTCGCGACAAGCTCGAATAAGCATGCCATAGCTTCAGCAAGGAACAATGATTTTTTGAAGGGTCCTGCATCGAAATCATTTGCGGAATTACTGGAGGCAATTCAACTAAAGAAGCCGCCCAGATCATTGTATCACGGTGATGCGTTCCGCTCAGGATATTCATCGATTTCACTCGATCAAGTTGAAGCCGCAACGCGTGCACGACACAAATCGTTAATCTCCAACCATTCACATGAAAGGCCATCGAGAACAGTTCATTCTTTTTCGTTGCAATTTAACGAGGTATCAATTGCCTCGATAGCCAATTGGGGGAAAAACAAACAACATAATTCAATCACTGTTTCGGAAAAGAGTCGTGCTGCAAGGCGACGCTACTTCACTGTggattccaaatttcgaAAGTGCGGAATTTGTTATCGATGGGGTCATTACGAGCTCGAATGCACTTCTCAGACAGAAGATCGATCGACGGTTTTCGGTCAAGAAGTGACGAGTATCCGCTCTCAGCCGTTGGATCAACAAAAAAAAGATGTGGCCATCGCTTGGAAGCAGGAGTACGAAGCGGTGGTCGAGAATTGCAATGGATACTTCATTGAGCAACAGAAGCAGCGCCCAAAGAAGCCAGCGAAGAGAAAAATGCAGAACGCAAAAAAAAGAGGCAGCTCTTTCGACAAAACGTTTATGGACGGAATTGTCATAAAAGCGACGGGTCCTTCGAAACTTCACGATTTGAGTCCTCTACAGCAAGGGGAGGTTGTAGCTTGGATGACCGACGAAAAATCTATGTCAGACCAGAAATATGTGAATGCTGGAGTTGTTGTTCGCACAAATATAAACACTGGCCGGGTACTTCTTCGATTTATTGACACAATTGCGCCATCTCCCGATTCGACTTGTCTCGTGCGCAACGAAGGCACTTCGCTCTGGATTGCCCTCGATGCTCTTCATCGCATCGAACCTGACTTTGATACAGCTAGATTAGGGAAGAAACAGAGAAAGAAAGGATCTCGCAAACTTAAGCCAGCCAGAAAGGCAAtgacttggaagaagacttaTCGCCGAAAGAATCAATCTAAGCTCAATGCAAACGGTGACGGTACCATGAATCCTCGAATTACACCTCGCAAGCGTAGTGACGGAACCTACGTAGCGCCCCGAGGAAGGCGACCGGAGGGGTTTGAATGGGAGGAAAACAGAGGGCTCTGGATAAGTTCGCAATTGTag
- a CDS encoding predicted protein, translating into MRLFRSAPTRQVGVAGTLLLLLTSVCTVVVSLRTDQDATVRPLAGAAPLTVLPVASPNNRKLKESGNLLNLMDRVWFETGTKALHSSVSAAKCKKPKSSKGSDKGSSSTPTTASPSVSKTAAPAPIATISKSSKSGNDSIDLPLCADAETYEPSASPVGTGVDATTNPTQNGGGTNSTENPEQPSVSPSTVQPGGESGLEQPSASPSVAQSGGESGLGQPSVSPSIAQSEGDSGLGQPSASPSEQGSALPSEQPSANESAEPSVGGSTEDNTPEDGLVEGEFDCAAVADGTASTDGNTQSYTVNFILVVDGSVPSQDVVTAVAEKLQQVVAPALLGCTRRRRFLQTSSLTNFVFGKPETQAQEPVRFEPRLESAIEAAFDNGAFDDIAGLTGSQFTVPSPEGELGTAIDPPTSAPFADEVPTIFIGTQPELKSANDGLRAPAVVGASVAGLLLLLGAIFYESRRRGKAKDDRYHHKPVPAVVSVHHRQYNDDDDDMEQSSCPQNEKRKSRQVRAVGQGNSVVTSRTGDTILEEQEIFLCPNGEDTDFLFEETNHSCSSPHCLTCELKRRQGIMFVKATLPEGGSLPPRSARGYAEDDTVDL; encoded by the exons ATGAGATTATTCCGTAGCGCACCCACGAGGCAGGTTGGCGTCGCCGGGACACTGCTGCTATTGCTGACATCCGTCTGTACCGTGGTAGTGTCCCTTCGAACCGACCAAGATGCCACCGTTCGGCCTTTGGCGGGAGCTGCTCCTCTCACGGTCTTACCCGTCGCGTCGCCCAACAATCGCAAACTCAAGGAAAGCGGTAATTTATTAAATTTGATGGATCGAGTATGGTTTGAAACCGGAACAAAGGCTCTTCATTCGTCTGTCTCTGCCGCCAAATGTAAAAAGCCCAAGAGTAGCAAGGGTAGCGACAAGGGCAGCAGTTCGACGCCGACTACTGCTTCTCCAtccgtttccaaaacggCGGCACCGGCTCCGATCGCTACCATCTCTAAGTCTTCCAAGTCGGGAAACGATTCCATCGATTTGCCCCTGTGTGCGGATGCCGAGACCTACGAGCCATCCGCAAGTCCGGTGGGAACCGGAGTAGATGCCACCACCAATCCGACTCAAAATGGCGGAGGCACCAATTCCACTGAGAATCCCGAACAACCCAGCGTGAGTCCGAGTACTGTGCAACCTGGAGGGGAGTCTGGTCTCGAACAACCCAGCGCGAGTCCCAGTGTTGCTCAATCCGGAGGTGAATCTGGTCTCGGACAACCCAGCGTGAGTCCCAGTATTGCTCAATCTGAAGGTGATTCCGGTCTCGGACAACCCAGCGCGAGTCCCAGCGAACAAGGCAGCGCGCTTCCGAGTGAGCAACCCAGTGCAAATGAAAGCGCGGAACCCTCGGTGGGGGGTTCCACCGAAGATAACACTCCCGAGGATGGCCTTGTCGAGGGAGAATTTGATTGTGCGGCGGTAGCCGACGGAACCGCCAGTACCGACGGCAACACTCAAAGCTACACTGTAAACTTTATCTTGGTGGTGGATGGGTCGGTTCCTTCCCAGGATGTTGTGACTGCCGTGGCAGAGAAACTTCAACAAGTAGTTGCACCAGCTCTACTAGGTTGCACACGCAGACGACGCTTCTTACAGACTAGTTCGCTCACTAACTTTGTTTTTGGCAAGCCCGAGACGCAAGCGCAAG AACCTGTCCGATTCGAGCCTCGGTTGGAAAGCGCTATTGAAGCAGCGTTTGATAATGGGGCGTTCGACGATATCGCTGGTCTGACTGGTTCACAATTTACCGTGCCATCACCAGAGGGTGAATTAGGAACCGCAATCGATCCACCCACGTCAGCACCATTCGCCGACGAAGTGCCGACAATTTTCATCGGCACGCAACCGGAACTCAAAAGTGCCAATGACGGACTAAGAGCTCCCGCTGTTGTTGGAGCTTCCGTGGCCGGCCTGCTACTCCTCCTGGGAGCAATCTTTTATGAAAGTCGCCGTCGCGGCAAAGCGAAGGACGACAGGTATCACCACAAACCTGTACCAGCGGTCGTCTCAGTCCATCATCGCCAAtacaatgacgacgacgatgacatgGAACAAAGCTCCTGTCCACAGAATGAGAAAAGGAAGTCGAGACAAGTACGCGCTGTCGGACAAGGCAATTCAGTAGTGACATCCCGGACCGGTGATACAATTCTGGAAGAACAGGAGATTTTCCTTTGTCCAAATGGAGAGGACACCGACTTTCTGTTTGAAGAGACTAACCATTCATGCAGTTCACCTCACTGTTTGACGTGCGAGCTCAAACGTCGTCAAGGTATCATGTTTGTCAAGGCGACCCTACCCGAAGGTGGCAGCCTTCCCCCCAGAAGTGCCCGAGGATATGCGGAAGACGACACTGTTGACTTGTAA
- the AroB gene encoding 3-dehydroquinate synthase (second step in the shikimate pathway; contains ER signal peptide at the N terminus (SignalP score = 0.995); putatively chloroplast targeted): MTRRDVLFQILWCLGSATVSDAFIPGTVGRFPIVPPVASTAIRGNDLGSNTVHKENFDIVRVDLDDGRDYPIYIGTGYSEEQATEILQSHIKGNKVLIVTNDRIAPMYLEKYANLLKAGDKLSVETLVVPDGEEHKNMEIMQTILDKCLETSLDRKATLVALGGGVIGDMVGFAAAIYQRGVNFVQVPTTVMAMVDSSVGGKTGVNHPGGKNMIGAFHQPQCVFVDTETLSTLPDRELQSGISEIVKYGLIRDKEFFEWQEDHMERMMARDPEALRFAITRSCQNKAAVVKADEKEAGLRATLNLGHTFGHAIENHSGYGTWLHGEAVAIGTAMAATMSARMGWIEPQLVQRIYKLLERAKLPVELPPDSPMDRDSFLKLMSVDKKVENGNLRLILLKGALGNCVFTGDFDEQALLDTIDEFVAECSGVKK; this comes from the exons ATGACGAGAAGAGACGTGTTGTTCCAAATTCTCTGGTGTTTAGGATCTGCTACCGTTTCCGACGCATTCATCCCGGGAACGGTAGGACGATTTCCGATTGTTCCCCCGGTGGCGAGCACCGCCATCCGTGGCAACGATCTGGGCAGCAACACCGTCCACAAGGAGAATTTTGACATTGTTAGAGTGGATTTGGACGATGGACGAGACTATCCCATTTACATTGGCACGGGGTATTCGGAAGAACAAG CAACGGAAATTCTGCAATCTCATATCAAGGGAAACAAAGTTCTGATTGTGACGAATGATCGTATCGCTCCCATGTATTTGGAAAAGTACGCAAATCTACTCAAGGCCGGCGACAAGCTGTCGGTAGAGACGTTGGTGGTGCCCGACGGAGAAGAGCACAAAAATATGGAAATCATGCAGACCATTCTCGACAAATGTTTGGAGACCAGTTTGGATCGGAAAGCGACACTAGTGGCCCTGGGTGGCGGGGTAATTGGAGACATGGTTGGCTTTGCGGCCGCCATTTACCAGCGGGGAGTTAACTTTGTCCAGGTACCGACCACCGTCATGGCCATGGTGGATTCGTCCGTCGGGGGAAAAACGGGAGTAAATCATCCGGGTGGTAAAAATATGATTGGAGCCTTTCATCAGCCACAGTGCGTCTTTGTGGATACGGAGACGTTATCGACCTTGCCCGACCGGGAATTGCAGAGTGGGATTTCCGAGATTGTCAAATACGGATTGATTCGGGATAAGGAATTCTTTGAGTGGCAGGAGGATCACATGGAACGAATGATGGCCCGAGACCCAGAAGCTCTGCGTTTCGCCATTACGCGATCTTGCCAAAATAAGGCCGCGGTGGTCAAGGCGGACGAGAAGGAAGCCGGCCTTCGCGCCACTCTCAACCTGGGGCATACGTTTGGACACGCTATTGAAAATCACTCCGGGTACGGTACGTGGTTGCATGGTGAAGCCGTTGCAATTGGTACGGCCATGGCAGCGACAATGAGTGCACGAATGGGATGGATCGAGCCCCAGCTAGTACAGCGAATATACAAACTTTTGGAACGTGCCAAACTGCCGGTCGAGCTTCCACCGGATTCTCCAATGGACCGCGATTCGTTCTTGAAACTGATGAGTGTGGATAAAAAGGTCGAAAACGGTAACTTGAGATTAATCCTCCTGAAAGGAGCGCTGGGAAATTGTGTGTTTACCGGAGATTTCGACGAGCAAGCCCTTTTGGACACAATTGACGAATTTGTAGCGGAATGCTCCGGAGTGAAAAAATAA
- a CDS encoding predicted protein, whose product MPTLYHIPKTISSPIVQCLLELDVVGNGVDVYETNFQEIKTETFLLRNPMGTSPTLEDDNIVLWESGAVLDYLLERYDTENRLAPRCLSAESLPEHSALRAKYLHVKQYIIATVYPFVASLFLHTQRSIEEQDEAYIQSTKRKWTSVMAPVLSQWLGEGTYFLGDQMTAVDFLVCKPLNNANSLGMLVVFPRLKSLLDRMKCRPTFRLAYEALPPNEESHYNRSILVVPGMTTCQVSVEDSKA is encoded by the coding sequence ATGCCGACGCTATACCATATTCCTAAGACAATCTCTTCCCCTATAGTTCAGTGCTTGCTCGAGCTCGACGTTGTAGGCAATGGAGTAGATGTTTACGAGACGAATTTTCAAGAAATAAAAACGGAAACATTTTTGCTACGCAATCCGATGGGAACTTCACCCACGCTTGAGGACGATAACATCGTTCTTTGGGAGTCAGGGGCTGTTCTGGACTATTTGCTGGAAAGATATGACACCGAAAACAGGCTTGCACCCCGATGCTTATCCGCCGAGTCGTTACCTGAGCATTCCGCTCTTCGAGCAAAATATCTTCACGTGAAGCAATATATCATCGCTACTGTGTATCCGTTTGTTGCGTCTCTCTTTCTTCACACGCAGAGGTCAATCGAGGAACAGGATGAGGCATACATTCAATCCACCAAAAGAAAGTGGACCAGTGTCATGGCGCCAGTGCTATCGCAGTGGCTGGGTGAAGGGACGTACTTCCTCGGAGATCAAATGACAGCTGTCGACTTTCTCGTCTGTAAACCCCTCAACAACGCAAACAGTCTAGGCATGTTGGTAGTGTTTCCGAGGCTGAAATCCCTTCTTGATCGCATGAAATGCCGACCCACGTTTCGACTAGCGTATGAAGCTTTGCCCCCCAACGAGGAAAGTCACTACAATCGGTCTATTCTTGTTGTTCCAGGCATGACGACTTGTCAAGTCTCCGTCGAGGATAGCAAAGCATGA